The following proteins are co-located in the Aquarana catesbeiana isolate 2022-GZ linkage group LG02, ASM4218655v1, whole genome shotgun sequence genome:
- the FZD9 gene encoding frizzled-9, with the protein MSRLGCLVTLPCLWQMLLMTLALEMGLYDVERGRNAKCELIQIPMCQGIGYNMTRMPNYVGHESQAEAAVKLQEFAPLVEYGCHIHLRFFLCSLYAPMCTEQVSTSIPACKPMCESARLKCVPIMEQFRFGWPDSLDCDRLPSKNDPNALCMEAPENATNGDPVTNGHGMLPVGPRPPRPSGAGMGIPGRCPNPDKFLYVERSGVCAPRCTPGVDVYWSSSDKDFALVWMAAWSGLCFISTAFTVLTFLLHPQRFQYPERPIIFLSMCYNVYCTAFLIRAAAGAPSIACDREGGAPYLIREGLESSGCTLVFLILYYFGMASSLWWVVLTLTWFLAASKKWGHEAIESHGSYFHLAAWGIPAVKTIIILTMRKVGGDELTGLCYVGGSDPSALTGFVLVPLSCYLVTGTSFLLTGFVALFHIRRVMKTGGTNTEKLEKLMVKIGVFSILYTVPATCIIVCCFYERLNLAHWEARAREEPCRTAAGSGRPDCTLPTSIPSVAVFMLKIFMSLAMGITSGVWVWSSKTLQAWQGILCQRKLGVVGTRTRGKPQSGGGIPCSLSSCPYKPPPLSLQVAKTDLFMDCPTHV; encoded by the coding sequence ATGTCTCGCTTAGGCTGCCTTGTAACccttccctgtctgtggcagatgctCCTGATGACCCTTGCTCTGGAAATGGGTTTATATGATGTGGAGAGAGGAAGAAATGCAAAATGTGAACTTATTCAGATCCCTATGTGCCAAGGCATTGGATACAACATGACTAGGATGCCCAACTATGTTGGCCATGAGTCTCAAGCAGAGGCAGCAGTAAAGCTACAGGAGTTTGCCCCGCTGGTGGAGTATGGCTGTCATATTcacctccgcttcttcctctgttCCCTTTATGCACCAATGTGCACCGAGCAGGTGTCCACTTCAATTCCTGCATGCAAGCCTATGTGTGAATCTGCCCGTCTCAAGTGTGTCCCAATAATGGAGCAGTTTAGATTTGGCTGGCCTGATTCTTTGGACTGTGATCGTCTGCCCAGTAAAAATGACCCAAATGCGCTGTGCATGGAGGCTCCTGAGAATGCCACAAATGGAGATCCTGTAACGAATGGACATGGTATGCTTCCTGTAGGACCACGGCCTCCACGTCCATCAGGGGCAGGAATGGGTATACCTGGCCGCTGCCCCAATCCTGACAAATTTTTATACGTGGAGAGGAGTGGCGTTTGCGCCCCAAGGTGCACCCCAGGGGTGGATGTCTATTGGTCCTCAAGTGATAAAGACTTTGCCTTAGTGTGGATGGCAGCCTGGTCTGGTCTTTGCTTTATCTCTACTGCCTTCACTGTGTTGACTTTTTTATTACACCCTCAGAGATTCCAGTATCCAGAGAGGCCAATTATTTTTCTTAGCATGTGTTACAATGTATACTGTACTGCATTTCTCATCCGAGCTGCAGCTGGAGCGCCCAGCATAGCTTGTGACCGGGAAGGTGGCGCCCCCTACTTGATCCGAGAAGGCCTGGAGAGCAGTGGCTGCACCCTTGTCTTTCTTATATTGTACTACTTTGGCATGGCCAGTTCGCTGTGGTGGGTGGTATTAACCCTCACTTGGTTCCTGGCAGCGAGCAAAAAGTGGGGTCACGAGGCCATTGAGTCCCACGGAAGCTACTTTCACCTGGCTGCCTGGGGTATTCCAGCGGTGAAGACTATCATTATACTCACAATGCGAAAAGTGGGGGGAGATGAGCTGACAGGACTCTGCTATGTTGGGGGCTCGGATCCAAGTGCCCTAACTGGATTTGTTCTTGTGCCCCTTTCCTGCTACTTGGTGACCGGCACATCATTTTTACTAACCGGCTTTGTAGCACTCTTCCACATACGTCGTGTAATGAAAACTGGGGGAACCAATACAGAGAAACTGGAGAAGCTCATGGTTAAGATTGGTGTGTTCTCTATACTATATACTGTCCCAGCAACATGCATCATTGTCTGCTGCTTTTATGAAAGACTTAACTTGGCTCACTGGGAGGCCAGGGCTCGAGAAGAGCCCTGTAGGACAGCAGCTGGAAGTGGCAGGCCAGACTGTACCTTGCCTACCTCCATACCTAGTGTAGCAGTCTTTATGCTCAAGATCTTTATGTCTCTAGCCATGGGTATAACAAGTGGTGTGTGGGTATGGAGTTCAAAGACATTACAAGCCTGGCAGGGAATCCTATGCCAACGCAAGCTTGGGGTTGTGGGCACAAGGACTCGAGGGAAGCCTCAAAGTGGAGGAGGTATTCCCTGCAGCTTGAGCAGCTGCCCCTACaaaccccctcccctttctctacAAGTGGCTAAAACAGACCTCTTCATGGACTGTCCAACACACGTGTGA